AGTCATCTGCCTGGCGGATTTGATCGCGGAACGCTGTCACGCGGTGATGCAAATCAGCGACCAAAGCTGGATCATGGTTCTCTTGATTGACATGCTTGATAATGTCATCGCACAGACGACGCAGTTCTTCTGGCACCCTCACATCGGCCGCCTTAAGGGCCGTCAGGCGATCATGCACCGCAAAGCAAACCGGCAACAGGGCCGCCATGGCACTTTGCAAGGCCTGCAATTCCCGGGTTTGCCCGGCAAAGCGGGATTTCTCATAGCCCAGATGCAACGCCATGCCGCGCAGCTCGCCAAGGTCGCTCGCAATCCGCGCCCGGTCGCGGTCAAGCTGATCGGGGTCCATATCAGCATCAAAACTTTCGGTCACCAGTTTGGCAACATCGCCCATCCAGCCATCAATCTGCGCGGCAATAACCGGACCGAGATGGCGCGGCAGGATGATGTGGCCTACCAACGCCGCGCACAGAATACCAAGGGTGATTTCCTGAAACCGCGCAATCGCCGTCGGGAATATCGACATCGGGTCGGTCACACTCGGAAAGCCGATCAGCGCCACCGTGTAACCGGCTAGCATCAGGACATAACTGCGCGGGGTGCGGTCAAGGCGGGCAAAGAACAGGCACACCCCAACCCAAAGCGCCAAAACAGCGCTCAGCACCACCGGCGCATTAACCAGATTGGGGATCAGGATGACCGCGACCACCGCACCAAGCAGGGTACCCAAAACACGATAAACCGCCTTGGATGCCAGAACCCCGGAAAGTGGATGGGCAACAATATAAACCGTCGCCATCGACCAGACCGGGCGATCAAGATCGAACGCCATGGCGATATAAAGTGCCAGCATCGAGGCAGCGAACGTCTTGACCGAGAAAATCCAGTCGGCTGGCTTTGGCCGGAAAGACAGGATGTTTTGTAACATGCCGGGTCCTCCTGCCTATTGTGACCGGTCACGCGCATCCAGTTGGGTCAGCAACTCGCGCATGACATCAAGGGTGATGTTCAGATGCTCTTCAGAAACATTTGCGGTCAGTTCTCCGCGCAAATTGCCCAGCAAAGCTTCTATCTCGACGGCCTTTTCACGGCCCGCATCGGTCAGGGCAACCATCTTGGCCCGGCGATCACTGGGATCAGAGACACGGGTAACCAAACCGTCTCGTTCAAGCTGATCAATGACGCGGACCAGTGACGGGCCCTCGACACCGATTTCCTCAGCGATCAAGCCTTGGCGTACCGCACCTCCATGGCGATGCAAAACGATCAGCGGCATGACCATGGTCTGCGAAAGCCCATGCGCCTGAAGGGTGCGATTGACCTCGCGCTGCCAACAACGCGCCACGCGCATCAGGGCACTGCCAAGGGTCAGATAAGGGGTGTTTTGATCAATATTTTCCATGCCCGGATCATAACAGAAAAATTCGTTAGAATTCTAACTATTATAATCCTATCAGTTATGACCTGCATGCATAGATGCGCCGTTGCCTTATGCATATCTGCACAAGCTTGATAGAAAAACATCGATAAAACAGGGAGATAAACCTATTCCGGCTTGCCGAACAAACCGGTCATC
Above is a window of Thalassospira sp. ER-Se-21-Dark DNA encoding:
- a CDS encoding MarR family transcriptional regulator, with product MENIDQNTPYLTLGSALMRVARCWQREVNRTLQAHGLSQTMVMPLIVLHRHGGAVRQGLIAEEIGVEGPSLVRVIDQLERDGLVTRVSDPSDRRAKMVALTDAGREKAVEIEALLGNLRGELTANVSEEHLNITLDVMRELLTQLDARDRSQ